The Leishmania panamensis strain MHOM/PA/94/PSC-1 chromosome 32 sequence genome window below encodes:
- a CDS encoding hypothetical protein (TriTrypDB/GeneDB-style sysID: LpmP.32.3840): MVSKTRKQRQKKKATMQANGGVLPLVVPSVPKSVHLKKTRPSMKGKMKIRLGLESPIDIYNGFDERKGVLWRCPSCGKECRVVGFCVDCASGVKSKTHTGQLMRRASTKKDSVQTRAPKLRIKAKSKTMKLKGKR; the protein is encoded by the coding sequence ATGGTCTCCAAGAcccgcaagcagcgccagaagaagaaggctACTATGCAGGCCAACGGCGGCGTTCTCCCCCTGGTGGTGCCAAGCGTGCCCAAGTCGGTGCACCTGAAGAAGACACGGCCCAGCATGAAGGGCAAGATGAAGATCCGGCTCGGGCTTGAGTCCCCTATTGACATCTACAACGGCTTCGATGAACGCAAAGGTGTGTTGTGGCGGTGCCCCAGCTGCGGGAAGGAGTGCCGCGTAGTGGGCTTCTGTGTCGACTGCGCCTCCGGCGTGAAGTCAAAGACGCATACAGGCCAGCTGATGAGGCGGGCGAGCACGAAGAAGGACTCTGTGCAGACGAGAGCGCCAAAGCTGCGCATCAAGGCAAAGAGTAAGACGATGAAGCTGAAGGGCAAACGGTAG
- a CDS encoding tRNA methyltransferase, putative (TriTrypDB/GeneDB-style sysID: LpmP.32.3880), with the protein MRAQILSDLRTNTNDRSLAGRVDPQVAEVVDYINGSFTQYVTSSSCGGRVSLFHKGETSAGTAASPQAAVEPGDSLVHRAASSVERRKRGSFGRGTLFQSHDPLPTDTSITVRNSIVPVLEQFWMWRQGQLSDALLRTTEVLQLKFEPMILHVLCADVKAAAELLKCGSESGQMNSGIVSCSRGTKTHPKITCCLTSPLCIDVPLFAHNLWCISPADFRSDVWATFLTASLNHVNTLFAENAARRRRLVGELRALAGKGMVERRPGLTCAEIRDSEKKCP; encoded by the coding sequence ATGCGGGCACAGATTTTAAGTGATCTACGCACCAACACAAATGACCGAAGCCTCGCGGGACGTGTGGACCCACAGGTTGCTGAGGTCGTCGATTACATCAACGGCTCCTTCACCCAGTACGTGACCAGCAGCTCATGCGGAGGgcgtgtttctcttttccacaAGGGTGAAACAAGCGCTGGTACAGCTGCCTCACCACAGGCGGCTGTGGAGCCGGGCGACTCTTTGGTGCACAGAGCTGCCTCTTCTGTAGAGCGGCGGAAACGCGGTTCTTTCGGTCGAGGAACTTTGTTCCAGTCGCATGATCCTCTACCGACGGACACATCGATCACCGTGAGAAACAGCATTGTGCCTGTCCTGGAGCAGTTTTGGATGTGGAGGCAAGGACAGCTCTCCGATGCGCTTCTGCGAACgacggaggtgctgcagctgaagtTTGAGCCAATGATCTTGCACGTGCTTTGCGCTGACGTCaaggccgccgccgagctTCTCAAGTGTGGTAGTGAGAGTGGGCAGATGAACAGCGGCATTGTGTCATGTTCGCGTGGAACCAAGACACACCCCAAGATTACCTGCTGCCTCACCTCTCCGCTCTGCATCGATGTGCCGCTCTTCGCTCACAATCTATGGTGTATCTCACCCGCCGACTTCCGCAGCGACGTCTGGGCGACGTTCTTGACAGCCTCCCTCAATCACGTCAACACCCTCTTCGCAGAGAACGCTGCGCGCCGCAGGCGTTTAGTGGGGGAGTTGCGCGCGCTTGCCGGGAAGGGAATGGTGGAGCGGCGGCCCGGATTAACGTGTGCGGAAATCCGGGACTCGGAGAAAAAATGCCCGTAG
- a CDS encoding hypothetical protein (TriTrypDB/GeneDB-style sysID: LpmP.32.3860), with translation MLSLERLQAWCASVEDAFWAAHNEVMNATGARVFLDAAAAAPSLSIGSLVGGFLRAAYQFYAAVNWSEPFFRYLAAFHIIVWVATLTSTWGAVSDERIMGVCAVLGVLLLSGIPANSYAGRHAERLFQEPGVNYFTEDGTMMMVVYLLPLLVLFAYLQLRQGYRIVSLMLQLKRAQLRRQLRQEARRKDCGDGCSGDAAGESKKTQ, from the coding sequence ATGCTGTCTCTGGAACGCCTGCAAGCGTGGTGCGCCAGTGTCGAGGATGCGTTTTGGGCGGCGCACAATGAGGTAATGAACGCAACTGGTGCTCGCGTGTTCcttgacgctgccgctgccgcgccgtcACTCAGCATTGGCTCCCTTGTGGGGGGATTCCTGCGGGCGGCATACCAATTCTACGCGGCAGTGAACTGGTCAGAGCCGTTTTTCCGCTACCTCGCCGCCTTCCACATCATTGTGTGGGTGGCTACCCTCACCTCCACGTGGGGAGCTGTCTCTGACGAGCGCATTATGGGCGTATGTGCGGTActtggcgtgctgctgctgtctggCATACCAGCAAACTCCTACGCCGGCCGACACGCCGAACGGCTCTTTCAGGAGCCTGGTGTAAACTACTTCACAGAGGACGGGACCATGATGATGGTGGTCTACCTACTGCCTCTGCTGGTCTTGTTTGCGTACCTACAGTTGCGCCAGGGGTACCGCATTGTGTCGCTGATGCTGCAGTTAAAGCGCGCTCAGTTACGCCGCCAACTGCGACAAGAAGCACGACGTAAAGActgcggcgacggctgcaGCGGGGACGCTGCTGGCGAAAGCAAAAAGACGCAGTAG
- a CDS encoding 3-hydroxyisobutyryl-coenzyme A hydrolase, putative (TriTrypDB/GeneDB-style sysID: LpmP.32.3810) has translation MMRHTAARCSAAVLCTDYPHARLITLNKPKSLNALDYDMTQELHRLYVTAPAPLSSLYILTGAGTKAFCAGGDVIGLTTNTPPGCGRDFFYEEYQVDYKTSILPAGQVCLWDGYVLGGGVGVSVGGTYRVASEKACLAMPEVAIGMFPDVGASWFLPRLSVPGLGLYMGLTGHRLRGADLVHLGLATHFVPSAKMDDLKHALVSMSKAGDVEAALEKYATPTAQLPPCTIAHSFPSLAQYFDITEDLTILSILDACKTHAHTDPLIKAAADFMPTFSPTAMTLTLEMLKRGAKLSTPVEAFKMEYCVSQRVIAAHDFREGVRALLIDKEKGPKWQPATFAEVTAEAIDAYFRPTTPDQLVWDPVAPLPERALCDLT, from the coding sequence ATGATGCGTCATACAGCTGCGCGTTGTAGCGCGGCCGTGCTCTGCACCGACTACCCACATGCACGCCTCATAACCCTCAACAAGCCAAAGTCCCTCAACGCGCTAGACTATGACATGACACAAGAGCTGCACCGACTGTACGTGACAGCGCCGGCTCCTCTGTCGTCCCTGTACATCCTCACCGGTGCCGGCACGAAGGCTTTTTGCGCCGGTGGCGATGTGATTGGCCTCACGACGAACACACCGCCCGGGTGCGGCCGTGACTTCTTTTACGAGGAGTATCAGGTCGATTACAAGACGAGCATCCTTCCTGCTGGGCAGGTATGCCTATGGGATGGCTACGTactcggcggcggtgtgggcGTATCGGTTGGGGGCACTTATCGTGTTGCATCAGAAAAGGCATGCCTTGCGATGCCTGAGGTGGCCATAGGCATGTTCCCCGACGTAGGGGCGTCCTGGTTCCTGCCGCGACTGTCGGTGCCTGGACTGGGGCTCTACATGGGTCTCACTGGTCACCGACTCCGCGGTGCCGACCTCGTGCACCTCGGCCTTGCAACGCATTTTGTGCCATCTGCTAAGATGGACGATCTGAAGCATGCTCTTGTCTCGATGTCGAAGGCAGGTGATGTGGAGGCGGCATTGGAGAAGTACGCCacgccgacggcgcagctgccacccTGCACCATCGCTCACtcgtttccttctctcgcccAGTATTTCGACATCACAGAGGATTTGACCATATTGTCCATCTTGGATGCGTGcaagacgcacgcacacacggatCCGTTGATcaaggcggcagcagactTCATGCCCACCTTTTCACCGACAGCGATGACGCTCACACTGGAGATGCTGAAGCGCGGTGCAAAGCTGAGCACACCGGTGGAGGCGTTCAAGATGGAGTACTGCGTTTCCCAACGGGTCATCGCGGCACACGACTTTCGCGAAGGTGTCCGAGCCCTGCTCATTGATAAGGAGAAGGGGCCGAAGTGGCAACCGGCAACTTTTGCTGAGGTAACGGCGGAGGCCATCGATGCGTACTTTAGACCCACCACGCCCGACCAGTTGGTCTGGGATccagtggcgccgctgccagagCGCGCATTGTGTGATCTTACCTGA
- a CDS encoding enolase, putative (TriTrypDB/GeneDB-style sysID: LpmP.32.3890) has translation MSGSVSWQRYDNEFNVSGILTEAVRACVSTYPVDVKDFFFRYFREAAQGTSVKAIYHNEVLSAAGETAVTFTVELCAGPEISVVTGDLLSCVTSDRDRENHASLAAAEEATGDEDNGYSVIQTTCAAVVAKLLQLGYVEPQREWDSTLGAALSASPVAIGASSIQWALSIMASLVAAKQWRVPLYLYVAALVDDSRSGEPIVGGAHLTPGRAGLSAVSKELTDSSAPSRQYPVPQLLVTFLVSSAQADVPDAVTGVRFSHVYVALDVLTGSVDGAYEAERSKPVSGTVLRRRMRRVRKAAHLFLKSHPTSSNVCASGALHWDGAANLADVVKAVTEALSAAQLKVGTEVCVGLSMGASTTRVPEVDAADGGTIKDTAGDCRVLYNLFGDGEPPVTGDQVSEYVKEQLRAVDPDVVQFLEDTHAMEDRTARQRLQMALQDSIVLSDVVASKPEWRTATSSPPDALLVPPYDGAFPNIVINPCDYGTISGFVKCMCAAGADSRRAVTVLVDTAAGDAQTAAHLVDVAIACGASYVLDSAGIFSAHVAAVFSQLASRTDELTLKNMAALRLPAQRFNRCDWPPLPTAEVAPIRRKGDKRKKDAGKASTKRK, from the coding sequence ATGTCGGGCTCCGTATCATGGCAGCGCTACGACAACGAGTTCAACGTCTCTGGCATTCTTACGGAGGCAGTGCGGGCGTGTGTATCAACTTACCCAGTCGACGTGAAAGACTTCTTCTTCCGCTACTTCCGTGAGGCGGCCCAGGGGACATCTGTGAAGGCAATTTATCATAACGAAGTGCTCAGCGCAGCTGGGGAAACAGCCGTTACCTTCACAGTGGAGCTCTGCGCGGGACCTGAGATTTCTGTAGTCACCGGGGACCTTCTTTCATGTGTTACTAGCGACAGAGACAGGGAGAACCACGCTTccttggcagcggcggaagAGGCCACGGGCGACGAGGACAACGGCTACTCCGTGATTCAAACCAcgtgtgctgcggtggtggcaaaACTGCTTCAGCTTGGTTACGTAGAGCCGCAACGTGAGTGGGACTCAACTCTAGGCGCCGCGCTATCTGCATCCCCAGTCGCCATAGGCGCCTCCTCGATTCAATGGGCACTGAGCATCATGGCGTCTTTGGTAGCCGCTAAGCAGTGGCGCGTGCCACTGTACCTCTACGTTGCTGCGCTGGTCGACGATAGCCGCAGTGGCGAACCCATCGTTGGCGGCGCGCACTTGACCCCCGGGCGAGCTGGTCTATCAGCAGTTTCAAAGGAGCTAACTGACTCAAGCGCGCCGTCGAGACAGTACCCTGTACCGCAGTTGTTGGTGACTTTCTTAGTTAGCAGCGCTCAAGCAGACGTGCCGGACGCGGTGACTGGCGTGCGGTTCTCTCACGTGTATGTTGCTTTGGATGTGCTGACCGGGTCTGTGGACGGCGCGTACGAGGCTGAGAGGTCGAAACCCGTCAGCGGCACTGTGCTGCGGAGGCGCATGAGGAGGGTGCGCAAGGCCGCTCATCTTTTTCTGAAGTCCCACCCAACCTCTTCGAACGTTTGTGCGAGCGGGGCACTACACTGGGACGGCGCCGCAAACTTAGCAGACGTGGTAAAAGCGGTGACTGAAGCGCTGTCTGCAGCTCAGCTGAAAGTCGGCACGGAGGTGTGCGTAGGTCTGTCGATGGGCGCGTCCACGACGCGTGTGCCCGAAGTCGACGCGGCGGATGGTGGGACAATCAAGGACACCGCTGGAGACTGCAGGGTGCTCTACAACCTCTTCGGAGATGGCGAGCCGCCGGTGACGGGTGATCAGGTCAGCGAGTACGTTAAAGAGCAGCTGAGAGCGGTGGATCCGGACGTTGTGCAGTTTCTTGAGGATACGCACGCTATGGAAGACCGTACCGCTCGCCAGCGACTGCAGATGGCCCTGCAGGACTCCATCGTCTTGAGTGACGTGGTCGCTTCAAAGCCAGAGTGGAGGACGGCAACATCGAGTCCTCCTGACGCGCTACTCGTGCCGCCCTATGACGGCGCGTTCCCGAACATTGTGATCAACCCCTGCGACTATGGCACCATAAGCGGTTTTGTCAagtgcatgtgtgctgctggggcAGACTCGCGCCGGGCAGTGACTGTTTTAGtcgacaccgctgccggGGATGCGCAGACGGCGGCTCACCTCGTTGACGTGGCGATTGCCTGCGGTGCGTCCTATGTGCTTGACAGCGCTGGCATCTTCAGCGCACACGTAGCTGCAGTGTTCAGCCAACTGGCGTCTCGGACGGATGAGTTGACGCTTAAGAACATGGCGGCACTGCGGTTGCCTGCACAGCGTTTTAACCGCTGCGACTGGCCGCCCCTGCCCACCGCGGAGGTCGCGCCGATCCGCCGGAAAGGCGACAAGCGGAAAAAGGACGCTGGCAAGGCGAGCACCAAACGAAAGTGA
- a CDS encoding hypothetical protein (TriTrypDB/GeneDB-style sysID: LpmP.32.3870), producing MSSWLLFERFFHSPTATWCRCGLVVLGAFGVGSDYYLTHYYQAFDPSEGRQYVVDWSPIGKPRCQMLLIPNNHYTNYSPWTPKNGDIVLARDVEDEPNYLQLINGRFVERQTCGVTLLRPLEEVAQYEREEQLQREKLLSHMSSTGGTVRSPTRL from the coding sequence ATGAGCTCCTGGCTTTTGTTTGAGAGATTTTTCCACAGTCCCACTGCAacgtggtgccgctgcggactTGTTGTGCTCGGAGCCTTCGGCGTCGGGAGCGACTACTACCTCACGCACTACTACCAGGCCTTCGACCCCTCCGAAGGGCGGCAGTACGTCGTAGACTGGAGCCCCATTGGCAAACCGCGGTGTCAGATGCTTCTCATTCCAAACAACCACTACACCAACTACAGTCCTTGGACGCCTAAGAATGGCGATATCGTGCTCGCTCGTGACGTGGAAGACGAGCCGAACTACCTGCAGCTGATCAACGGCCGTTTTGTGGAGCGGCAGACGTGCGGGGTCACGCTCCTTCGACCGCTAGAGGAGGTGGCTCAGTATGAGAGGGAggaacagctgcagcgcgagaaGTTGCTGTCGCACATGTCCAGCACCGGTGGCACGGTGAGGTCTCCGACTCGCCTCTAG
- a CDS encoding hypothetical protein (TriTrypDB/GeneDB-style sysID: LpmP.32.3830) — protein MLRTLEGATVEFDVDRQSSADRVIIRNRLTPITVESYQRRPPVDFLSLEMLGWAGPRGATSKQNEVSSDNAKREGGATEGSDTAADAEEMFAKNIIVDVSSIPATQIARWSGPLSEEAVIKPTKNIKDMRSSRLFDAETNAYLRLKQRFGGTAEAQRVLAEQREKAAKAAVRREVITEKTEGVILAWSGIHRSGLIREGIQHTGEHASLGSALSVTVDNEDSAAAGALCIIRNVHAFQSALPTSQSLQQRRVVFTKVSYSVQPHRYYAENVVVVGDMCYDAAVPSLEEARALKEREKATATKIHRLGALIMEDDAGDGAENRGRQWHKAQQFAAGSSATETSVHAGASSLLEEDGMPVDPEKVLYGVIVRWSGGQGVIESGDGRHFYLRSAADFEQLLDIRSHHLRGAVVQFKQDAASPRYACQVDILSTAATTMSEVKPLLEKTQFNVSTARSAASTANGEAAVAVSKAVPEEVEWTHGTLLSWSPVEGQGIIIGEADQEARYVLRDAEENVVNYATSQALLRKGRRVKFTPFGSTGRLACNLVLLEAEAEEEALAEEELRPKEPQLSMDGNKNEAIPSPMSTSYWLNRMDKAGYNTKEVRDLQNRALRLDEDEDGDDDTEGGKFLDSEDLLKRDHWWSDPRKNVRFPNSDMTAGHLALIGPASMMNIAMKTKDPKKLDKMLKKYQSRLTEEQKEHAWKQAKEMAPKYEECIRKGRERNEEPTFYFF, from the coding sequence ATGCTGCGCACGCTTGAGGGTGCCACCGTGGAGTTTGATGTTGACAGGCAATCATCGGCCGATCGAGTGATCATCCGGAACCGGCTTACTCCCATCACGGTGGAAAGCTACCAGCGGCGTCCACCTGTTGATTTCTTGAGCCTTGAGATGCTGGGGTGGGCAGGTCCACGTGGCGCGACATCGAAGCAGAATGAGGTGAGCAGTGACAatgcaaagagagagggcggcgccACTGAAGGAAGCGACACAGCAGCTGATGCCGAGGAAATGTTTGCGAAGAACATCATCGTAGATGTCAGCAGCATACCAGCCACGCAGATTGCGCGGTGGAGCGGCCCCTTgtcggaggaggcggtgataAAGCCCACCAAAAACATTAAGGAcatgcgcagcagtcgcCTTTTTGATGCTGAGACAAACGCTTATCTTCGTTTGAAGCAGCGGTTTGGTGGCACCGCCGAGGCACAGCGCGTACTGGCAGAGCAGCGAGAAAAAGCGGCAAaggctgcggtgcggcgagAGGTCATCACTGAGAAGACGGAGGGCGTCATATTGGCCTGGTCCGGcatccaccgcagcgggCTCATTCGCGAAGGGATACAGCATACAGGAGAGCATGCGTCATTGGGGAGCGCATTGTCAGTCACTGTCGACAATGAGGATTCAGCGGCTGCGGGGGCTCTCTGCATTATTCGCAACGTCCATGCGTTTCAGAGTGCGCTGCCCACGTCTCAGAGCCTGCAGCAACGCCGTGTCGTCTTCACAAAGGTGTCCTACTCGGTCCAACCGCACCGCTACTACGCGGAGAACGTTGTCGTGGTGGGCGATATGTGCTACGATGCCGCCGTGCCGTCGCTAGAGGAGGCGCGCGCCCTcaaggagcgagagaaggccaCCGCTACGAAGATCCACCGCCTCGGAGCGCTTATCATGGAGGACGACGCCGGCGATGGTGCGGAAAACAgggggcggcagtggcacaAAGCCCAGCAATTTGCTGCGGGTAGTTCGGCTACGGAGACATCTGTGCATGCAGGCGCCTCTTCGTTGTTGGAGGAGGATGGGATGCCGGTGGATCCTGAAAAAGTTCTTTACGGTGTTATTGTGCGCTGGAGCGGCGGCCAGGGCGTCATTGAGAGCGGGGATGGCCGCCACTTCTACCTTCGCTCCGCCGCAGAttttgagcagctgctcgacatACGCTCGCACCACCTGCGCGGCGCTGTTGTTCAGTTCAAGCAAGATGCTGCGAGTCCTCGCTATGCATGTCAAGTCGACATACTTAGCACTGCTGCGACGACCATGAGTGAGGTaaagccgctgctggagaagacgCAGTTTAACGTGTCCACCGCCCGCAGTGCCGCATCAACAGCAAACGGCGAGGCAGCGGTTGCAGTGTCGAAGGCAGTACCggaagaggtggagtggACGCATGGCACACTCCTCTCGTGGTCACCCGTGGAGGGCCAGGGCATCATCATCGGCGAAGCAGATCAGGAGGCCCGCTACGTGCTGAGAGACGCTGAGGAAAATGTTGTTAACTACGCCACAAGTCAAGCGCTGCTTAGAAAAGGACGCCGAGTAAAGTTTACGCCGTTTGGCAGCACAGGACGGTTGGCGTGCAATTTAGTGTTGttggaggcagaggccgaggaggaggcgctggcagaAGAGGAGCTTCGGCCGAAAGAGCCGCAGTTGTCGATGGATGGAAATAAGAATGAAGCCATCCCGTCTCCTATGAGTACGAGCTACTGGCTGAACAGAATGGACAAGGCCGGGTATAACACAAAGGAGGTCAGGGACTTGCAAAACCGCGCGTTGCGgctggacgaggacgaggacggcgacgacgacaccgaAGGTGGCAAGTTCCTCGATAGCGAGGATCTCCTGAAGAGGGATCACTGGTGGAGCGACCCGCGCAAGAATGTGCGGTTCCCGAACAGCGACATGACGGCCGGCCACCTCGCCCTCATTGGCCCTGCCTCCATGATGAACATCGCGATGAAGACAAAGGACCCAAAGAAGCTAGACAAGATGCTGAAGAAGTACCAGTCACGATTaacagaggagcagaaggagcACGCATGGAAGCAGGCGAAGGAGATGGCACCCAAGTATGAAGAGTGCATCCGAAAAGGCCGAGAGCGCAACGAAGAGCCCACCTTCTACTTTTTCTAG
- a CDS encoding biopterin transport-related protein, putative (TriTrypDB/GeneDB-style sysID: LpmP.32.3850) has protein sequence MVTMLLLFSSLVQGFSSSVVSIFMNGELALQPVEVAQYWAYIGCMMWFQPLLGYISDAVVVLGEKRRPLFVLAAVLNTVIYAVYSLFPGATGSFTRFVAWSMVSQLCTMGLYIPLNGLVVEVGRHDAETVEESNARMSVIMSETMVWRSMGSLIGAVLHTCLIAFLSVRPLLGIAGLLFLVLVPIVGFTPRHLFLRPSMQDGNFCSSIANAGWMLWSNSDVRNLRRDGVCFVLLLAFVFVYTMMPDASSIYYSYLYVVFQFPNWFYSMNGCIAHLGSMAGAYVFSCWTNRRARQEACGGTRMSVFFIFMMGSVAWAVGYVSNLLLCTGFITGRLGISAAVYVPVDNFFTSLVARFAFMPTLIMAAEHAPKFFEATAFEVFSVASMGGGIVSGLLTGCIAKGLRITRTDYSQLWALIAVSIVARLMPIFLAYLLPERRASRSGEGHLDDTVVVVGHEASDSSVKADGATHWSG, from the coding sequence ATGGTGACTAtgctccttctcttcagCTCTCTCGTACAGGGGTTTTCCTCGAGTGTCGTTAGCATTTTCATGAATGGggagctggcgctgcagccagTGGAGGTGGCCCAATACTGGGCCTACATTGGGTGCATGATGTGGTTTCAGCCCCTTCTAGGGTACATCTCCGACGCCGTCGTGGTCTTAGGCGAGAAGCGCCGACCGCTCTTTGTCTTGGCCGCCGTCCTCAACACAGTCATCTACGCGGTGTACAGCCTTTTCCCTGGCGCCACCGGTAGCTTTACAAGGTTCGTGGCGTGGTCCATGGTAAGCCAGCTCTGCACGATGGGGCTGTACATCCCGTTGAACGGGTTGGTGGTGGAGGTAGGTCGGCACGACGCGGAAacagtggaggagagcaaTGCTCGTATGAGTGTCATCATGTCCGAGACGATGGTTTGGCGTTCCATGGGGAGTCTGATCggggcagtgctgcacacgTGCCTCATAGCGTTTTTGTCCGTGCGTCCGCTACTCGGCATCGCGGGCCTGCTGTTTCTCGTACTCGTCCCGATTGTTGGCTTCACGCCACGGCACCTTTTCCTCCGCCCCAGTATGCAAGACGGTAACTTCTGCAGTAGCATCGCCAATGCGGGTTGGATGTTGTGGTCCAACTCCGACGTCCGCAATCTTCGCAGAGACGGCGTTTGCTTTGTCCTTCTGCTCGcctttgtgtttgtgtacACGATGATGCCTGACGCCAGCTCTATCTACTACAGCTATCTCTACGTTGTTTTCCAGTTTCCCAACTGGTTCTATTCGATGAACGGCTGCATCGCCCACCTCGGCTCTATGGCTGGCGCTTACGTCTTCTCGTGCTGGACGAACCGACGTGCAAGACAAGAGGCCTGCGGCGGAACCCGCATGTCTGTCTTCTTCATATTTATGATGGGCAGTGTGGCGTGGGCAGTGGGGTATGTGTCCAATCTCTTGTTGTGCACCGGCTTCATTACGGGGAGACTGGGCATATCGGCTGCCGTGTACGTGCCAGTCGACAACTTCTTCACTTCCCTCGTCGCGCGATTTGCCTTTATGCCGACTCTGATCATGGCTGCTGAGCATGCGCCGAAGTTCTTTGAGGCAACCGCGTTTGAGGTGTTCAGTGTGGCGAGCATGGGCGGCGGTATCGTGTCGGGGTTGCTGACTGGCTGCATTGCAAAAGGCCTCCGCATCACTCGCACCGATTACAGCCAGTTGTGGGCGCTCATTGCCGTCTCAATTGTGGCGAGGCTGATGCCGATCTTCTTGGCTTACCTTTTGCCAGAACGGCGCGCTTCTCGCAGTGGTGAGGGCCACCTTGACGACACTGTCGTAGTAGTAGGGCACGAGGCGAGCGATAGCTCAGTTAAGGCTGATGGCGCCACACACTGGTCTGGGTGA
- a CDS encoding kinetoplast-associated protein p18-2, putative (TriTrypDB/GeneDB-style sysID: LpmP.32.3900), whose protein sequence is MLCRSQVLLRVSPFALYLHEFSKSSSAKRTKGICAAAAKMYRKLSPAEKRALVQRAEVTTFPSQVAYRRMFKREMKHLQDMPLSKRHKHIKVKWASMKKSLTRTAPKTVPSAKRKVKRVSKTARKTAKGPRK, encoded by the coding sequence ATGCTCTGCCGTAGCCAGGTTCTTCTGCGTGTGAGCCCGTTTGCGCTCTACTTGCATGAGTTTAGCAAGAGTAGTAGTGCGAAGCGGACGAAGGGCAtatgcgcagcggcggcgaagatgtACCGGAAGCTCTCCCCAGCTGAGAAGCGTGCGCTGGTGCAGAGGGCTGAAGTGACGACATTTCCGTCACAGGTGGCGTATCGGCGCATGTTTAAGCGGGAGATGAAGCACCTGCAGGACATGCCGTTGTCGAAGCGCCATAAGCATATCAAGGTGAAGTGGGCCTCTATGAAGAAATCCCTCACGAGAACGGCGCCCAAGACGGTGCCGAGCGCCAAGAGGAAGGTTAAGAGAGTCAGCAAGACGGCCAGAAAGACCGCGAAGGGGCCGAGAAAGTAA